Genomic segment of Bos taurus isolate L1 Dominette 01449 registration number 42190680 breed Hereford chromosome X, ARS-UCD2.0, whole genome shotgun sequence:
TGTTAGTGTCTTGTTCATATTTCTAATTATGTGTACTTGGGCTTTGTCCATTTTCTTCACAATTATGTAAACTGAGAGGAATCGACTGGCAGTCTGGGGttggcagatacaaactattacattcagaatggataaacaacaaggtcctactatacagcaGAGGGTACTAATGTCCAATCTCCTGTgataaatcacaatggaaaagaatattaaaaaatatgtgtgtgtatatatatattaaaaaattacgTAAACTAAcacattgtctttatttattagttgagtttattttcctcttcctaaCAATTCATACCTGTCTTTTACtgagtatctttttctttttcccttaggtttattctgttgctctttttcttaccttttatGTTGGATGTaggattttatatttatgtaccttgtaatttatgtattttctttttaaatacacacatatttagACTAAGATTTTTCTATGAGAACATTTTAATCATGTTCTGTAGTTACTTGAAAGTAGTCTAAAAGTTGTATTTTCATCTAATTTTTCTAATGgattgggaaaaaaatgtaaagttaaaatatttagaaggctAATACACAGTAAATTCTTCCCTAACTATGAAgttcttcctttaaaatcagaaCCATGCAATTCATtgtcagcaatttggaaaacacatATGTGAAAGATACTAAGTTGATTATGCGGGAAGAACTAGAGTTATAATCTTTGGCcttcaaaactttttaaacttatgtatcaaagaagaaaaataacatactTGATATGGTTAGAGACGATTATATCATGAGGCTCAGATTTTTATTAGTTCTTTAAGAGCGAGAGAGgtgtgtatggcaaaaccatcatagtattataaagtaatgatcctccaattgaaataagCAACCTCCTTCCCCAAGAAAAGACCAAACCTGGGGGCAGGTAGTGTGCTTAGCATACGTATCTTACTCACACCTGCCTTGAATATCACTGACTAAATGCACTCTCAACTTGATCAGCCACAGAAATAGGAAACTGGACGGTCTTTGGCCattttattattcagtcatttCATGATTCCCTGGGGAAAGGATTTAAAATGcaactgtttttttaaaagctagaGAATTCAGAATTTGAGAGAATTTAACTAACATCAAGCAGAATGttggctcattttcttttttaaaaaattaattaattgattttaattggagactaattacaatattctggtgggttttgccatacattgacatgaatcagccacaggtgtacatgtgtcccccgtcagaaaatgaaatctcaaTCCCCCTGTTATAATTTGACTCAAGAtgatattttatgataaataCATCATACAAAACAGAGTATTCTTGTATGCATTCCATCAAAGAGAATCAGAGAATGCAAAAATTAGCATTGAAAAATCAGCACCTGCGTGTATCTGTTCTGAATTCACAACTTACATGAGTAAAGTTGAGTTTAGAAGTTAAGGATTTCATAGAATCACACACATTATGCTAAAGCTGGTACTAGAACCTACTTGGATGCCTAAGCATATTTCAAATAAACTGATATTTATTACAAATGCATTCCATATTTGCTACAagcagaaattataaaagaacCTGAAAATTATTAGCTGTTGCTTAAAGTACTTATACTCAAGAGAAGAAAATGGTTTCCTTGTTTCATTTTGATATGGCTTTGATCCTGTCCGTTTCTTTATTTGAAGTCTATAAGTCAGGCACTCAGGCATCTGGGGTCTGAACTATCTTTCAAAGAATATGTGAActctattattaaaataatagtaatgttCCCTCTATATTAGTAAAGATATAatattctgaaaaacagaaaccacataAATTACTTTCTGAATGGATGACATACCTGCTTCTGGCATTTCACCAGGCTCTGTATTTGATGCAAACTCCTCCCTGACATCAGGACCATCTCCACCTTCACCCCCAGTCTTTGCCAGAGCCAATTGCTGGAGATCAGCTTCCAGgccagaatctttaaaaaaatgcatcaatTCAGCTGTAAAGCATACAATATAGACAAGGGAATGATGATCTTCATTCCCTCGGTGTTATGAATTAAAAGCCTTAGGTTAGTATGCTAAAAATGTGATGAATAAGAACCTCAGGAGCATTCTTCTGGGAATGTTttgctggagaaaaaggaaagcagaattttCCGAATGTTATTaccattttccttttccagggttgtCCTCAGACACCTtagttgcccccttctctttgtcTTGAAAATAAGGGAAAATTTGAGCGACCACACTGACCTGCAAACTATACTCTCCTCAGTTTTTTAGGAACTGTCTGAAGTCCTTTTCTactgtttcctttcctcttcttacTGATTATGTCTAAAGGCATGACTCATAGATACACTTTACCTTCAAAGGgatccttctcctcttcttcatcACGATTCACTGGATCCTCTCCATGTACTTCCTCCTTTCTAGGTGTGATATCCTGAATCTCAGCTGGCGGTTCCTCTTGTTGAGGTTGCTCAACACTGGGCTGCTGGTCCAAGTAGAGTGTGCATGCAAATAAAACCTTTTTGTTGTTAATACATCTAATagcataaatatacataatacatagatATATCTGAGCATAAGTAAACCTAACAACATTTTCCCAACACAATTCTATGTACTTACTTTTAATAATGTTACTCTTCACACAGAGATGAATTAGCTCCCATAAGAGTTACCCAGAAAGACTTTGGAAGTTATTTAAATCTATGTTGGGATGGAAGCATGCAGTCTGTTGTTAATAAGCAGGAGGAGGGAGTCACTGGGCACATTTCCAGGGAATTTAACAGTATACTCATCCAGGCAATGCCAGACTATATCTGGATCAATGTTCCTTCCTAAGACAAATTCTCACCCTTTATCAGCATGGAAGACCTTTATCACTGCATCTGTACTACTTAAcatcattttctcaaaaataaacttGTGCTAGTAGAAAACATCAAATGGCAAGGTACTCACAACCA
This window contains:
- the LOC112441509 gene encoding X antigen family member 5-like isoform X5, which codes for MSGQVASKLGPTNQDCAQVDEPVVQPSVEQPQQEEPPAEIQDITPRKEEVHGEDPVNRDEEEEKDPFEDSGLEADLQQLALAKTGGEGGDGPDVREEFASNTEPGEMPEAGEGQPFA
- the LOC112441509 gene encoding P antigen family member 3-like isoform X2, with protein sequence MSGQVASKLGPTNQDCAQVDEPVVVLFACTLYLDQQPSVEQPQQEEPPAEIQDITPRKEEVHGEDPVNRDEEEEKDPFEDSGLEADLQQLALAKTGGEGGDGPDVREEFASNTEPGEMPEAGEGQPFA
- the LOC112441509 gene encoding P antigen family member 3-like isoform X4 is translated as MDTGRNMSGQVASKLGPTNQDCAQVDEPVVPSVEQPQQEEPPAEIQDITPRKEEVHGEDPVNRDEEEEKDPFEDSGLEADLQQLALAKTGGEGGDGPDVREEFASNTEPGEMPEAGEGQPFA
- the LOC112441509 gene encoding P antigen family member 3-like isoform X6 — encoded protein: MSGQVASKLGPTNQDCAQVDEPVVPSVEQPQQEEPPAEIQDITPRKEEVHGEDPVNRDEEEEKDPFEDSGLEADLQQLALAKTGGEGGDGPDVREEFASNTEPGEMPEAGEGQPFA
- the LOC112441509 gene encoding X antigen family member 5-like isoform X3, producing MDTGRNMSGQVASKLGPTNQDCAQVDEPVVQPSVEQPQQEEPPAEIQDITPRKEEVHGEDPVNRDEEEEKDPFEDSGLEADLQQLALAKTGGEGGDGPDVREEFASNTEPGEMPEAGEGQPFA
- the LOC112441509 gene encoding P antigen family member 3-like isoform X1; this translates as MDTGRNMSGQVASKLGPTNQDCAQVDEPVVVLFACTLYLDQQPSVEQPQQEEPPAEIQDITPRKEEVHGEDPVNRDEEEEKDPFEDSGLEADLQQLALAKTGGEGGDGPDVREEFASNTEPGEMPEAGEGQPFA